Proteins encoded together in one Corynebacterium liangguodongii window:
- a CDS encoding LamG-like jellyroll fold domain-containing protein: MSPSSSLPLRVHGLSLCIAAATVASVATVIVPAAVESPLVAPSSAAPAAQAPAADIIDVDFSSQDAPTDTAANRTVTPFGDPQLTFDGKLGRTVAQFDDDGYVINLNDPGDKYAVPLDGFSLECSFRYNTELPPNEVTLCGNKAGGGFALLVDKGQVQFSVHDGTGYKKAGAPIQGDRWYHATGVFGGGSAKLYLDGELVAEVPTAPTMQLVKSTNSRGFAIGADSGSNAMLDNYANARIGNVQLYGQALDDADVAARAESFYNRSAAEVVPDVLNVDINNAPQETPFVDIQHQDRDYSTDGEMILRDDQALNRRVAKFDNTAVLYTIGDTSNPDGTYEHDVYGHLGDNFSVECTFRYDAPLPTSGEAGICSNKQSGGFSLSLYQDYLTFAVSTGEYNYARVKVEPHRWYHVVGVLEGSVAKLYVNGELAASVRTPSPSLKPPTNYRARIWTLASDAGDGSAQYHGNLTLANSNLYSRGLTPDEISALSRDMLGSNVYTVPTLTSVAPAQGSEITQETAFEATWSNPDLVAADMTYTLDGAPLKPGDLIGPGLKAGEHTITATGSTVFGQPINETVSFTSPNNLIASGTTNVAGANGVALSANAVNPSGGDITTTFYKGEITTPSESFQGLMGSAMPTTLDFEYTDQQEIPAEGRSLAAHEGKQAFQRFDVPVKSFREGQSVRWTGMLDPTRQARLLVWNPTSNTWDALSTGNGVAQGETTLTGALKQEHVADGSAHVLVLGIDPFALLPETEKGTFADPADYDFSIAHMTDTQFLSEGATEDSYSEQQRDVWARAYKEQLDWIVENRESKKIAYMAHSGDVIENWVLADYGAEEEQKRARAIKEFEFAKQIHDEFEKAELPHGVLAGNHDNRNGTEDGKNGEKILFNDYFGPEDYEALSNSPGWQQAQATYHPWKEGDNSNHYDLFTAPNGMEFVVVHLGYGVDADEAAWADSVLKQFKDRNGIVVAHSYLGPSTAANGHDGYLSYDGSMIQSEVVDKNPNVAMVLSGHENGVAINVRRDVTDKGNNVLELLSDYQEYEIPAGEVGLAGVDGRSAADMLKLGASFLRLFQFRANPDSGESTVQVTTYSPFLDNFGASEYDPRGRYNGNEDEFALPIQLTNRSTSFSTTSVEVTTPTDEVIGEVKTKSGWPASVTWTGLEPGKEYAWYAVSRDAGNDTELTSTLTQMSIFTATRNDNQTGDFKAPLLTVPKETVLKIGDRFDPLAGVEATDEVDGDIISSVNVAGAVDTSKAGTYELVYTATDAAGNQTTATRTVTVSGDSHPGSSTGDDGSSTSSSMPATTRSGLIGGIIGTVLGATGAIAIVAGLINTFFPNAAADILARFNIRL, encoded by the coding sequence ATGTCCCCGTCTTCTTCCCTCCCTCTTCGAGTCCATGGACTTTCGCTGTGCATCGCGGCAGCGACAGTGGCGTCTGTTGCCACGGTCATCGTGCCCGCCGCGGTCGAATCTCCGCTAGTCGCTCCCTCTAGTGCTGCCCCCGCCGCGCAGGCTCCCGCGGCAGACATCATCGACGTGGATTTCAGCAGCCAGGACGCACCTACCGACACAGCGGCAAACCGCACAGTCACACCTTTCGGGGATCCGCAGCTCACCTTCGACGGAAAGCTCGGCAGGACTGTCGCCCAATTTGACGATGACGGATACGTGATCAATTTGAATGATCCGGGTGACAAGTATGCCGTGCCGCTCGATGGTTTTAGCCTCGAGTGTTCATTCCGTTACAACACCGAGCTGCCTCCGAATGAGGTGACGCTGTGCGGGAACAAGGCCGGAGGCGGGTTCGCCTTGCTCGTGGACAAGGGGCAGGTGCAGTTTTCAGTCCACGACGGCACGGGATATAAGAAGGCTGGCGCCCCCATCCAAGGCGATCGCTGGTACCACGCCACGGGTGTCTTTGGCGGAGGTTCAGCCAAGCTCTACCTCGATGGAGAGCTCGTCGCAGAAGTCCCGACCGCCCCCACAATGCAGCTCGTGAAAAGCACAAACTCTCGGGGCTTCGCTATCGGCGCCGACTCGGGTTCCAATGCGATGTTGGACAACTACGCGAACGCACGAATCGGCAACGTGCAGCTCTACGGGCAAGCTCTTGACGACGCCGACGTAGCCGCACGGGCGGAGTCTTTCTACAACCGTTCTGCAGCAGAGGTCGTTCCCGACGTTCTCAATGTCGACATCAATAATGCCCCGCAGGAGACCCCCTTTGTTGATATCCAGCACCAAGATCGCGACTACTCAACCGACGGCGAAATGATCCTGCGCGATGACCAGGCGCTAAACCGTCGCGTTGCAAAGTTCGACAACACGGCGGTTCTCTACACCATCGGCGATACTTCCAACCCGGATGGGACCTACGAGCACGATGTGTACGGCCACCTCGGGGACAACTTCTCGGTCGAGTGCACCTTCCGCTATGACGCACCTCTCCCTACTTCTGGCGAGGCCGGCATCTGTTCGAATAAGCAAAGTGGAGGGTTTTCCCTTTCGCTCTACCAGGACTATCTCACTTTCGCTGTGAGCACCGGCGAGTACAACTACGCGCGGGTTAAGGTCGAACCCCATCGCTGGTACCACGTGGTGGGTGTTCTTGAAGGCAGCGTTGCCAAGCTGTACGTCAATGGCGAGCTGGCCGCCTCCGTGCGCACTCCGTCTCCGTCGTTGAAGCCCCCCACCAATTATCGCGCCCGGATCTGGACGCTCGCCTCTGATGCAGGCGACGGGTCGGCACAGTACCACGGCAACCTGACCCTTGCTAATTCAAACCTCTATTCCCGCGGACTTACTCCCGACGAGATCTCTGCGCTGAGCCGAGACATGCTCGGCAGCAACGTCTACACGGTGCCCACTCTCACTTCCGTTGCTCCGGCCCAGGGGAGCGAGATCACGCAAGAGACCGCTTTTGAAGCCACGTGGAGCAATCCGGATCTCGTGGCAGCAGATATGACCTATACGCTAGATGGCGCCCCCTTGAAGCCCGGTGACCTGATCGGTCCGGGCCTCAAGGCGGGAGAGCACACCATCACTGCAACGGGGTCAACCGTCTTTGGCCAGCCCATCAATGAGACCGTTTCGTTTACCTCCCCCAACAACCTCATTGCATCGGGCACAACGAACGTCGCTGGTGCCAACGGAGTTGCGCTGTCCGCAAACGCCGTCAATCCTTCGGGCGGAGATATCACGACGACCTTCTACAAAGGAGAGATCACGACCCCTTCGGAGTCGTTCCAGGGGCTGATGGGTTCCGCTATGCCCACTACCTTGGATTTCGAGTACACCGACCAGCAGGAAATCCCCGCAGAGGGGCGGTCTCTCGCTGCACACGAAGGTAAGCAAGCTTTCCAGCGCTTCGATGTGCCCGTCAAGTCATTCCGCGAGGGACAGTCCGTGCGCTGGACCGGAATGCTTGACCCGACACGCCAGGCGCGCCTGCTTGTATGGAACCCCACATCGAACACATGGGATGCTCTGAGTACCGGCAATGGTGTCGCTCAAGGTGAGACGACCCTAACAGGTGCCCTGAAGCAGGAGCACGTCGCCGACGGCTCAGCCCACGTCCTTGTGCTCGGCATCGACCCGTTTGCGCTCTTACCAGAGACTGAGAAGGGAACGTTCGCGGATCCTGCCGATTACGATTTCTCGATCGCGCACATGACGGATACTCAGTTCCTCTCCGAGGGCGCCACTGAGGATTCCTACAGCGAGCAACAGCGCGACGTGTGGGCACGGGCCTACAAGGAACAGCTCGATTGGATCGTAGAGAACCGAGAAAGCAAAAAGATCGCCTACATGGCTCACTCCGGCGACGTCATTGAGAACTGGGTGCTTGCAGACTACGGTGCAGAGGAAGAGCAGAAGCGCGCACGCGCCATCAAGGAATTTGAGTTTGCCAAGCAGATTCATGATGAGTTCGAAAAGGCAGAACTTCCCCACGGCGTGCTCGCGGGCAATCACGACAACCGCAACGGCACCGAGGACGGCAAGAATGGTGAAAAGATCCTCTTCAACGACTACTTCGGGCCGGAAGACTACGAAGCGCTCTCCAACAGCCCCGGTTGGCAACAAGCGCAGGCAACGTACCACCCCTGGAAAGAAGGGGACAACAGCAACCACTATGACCTGTTTACCGCTCCAAACGGGATGGAGTTCGTCGTGGTTCACCTCGGCTACGGGGTGGACGCGGATGAGGCAGCCTGGGCTGATAGCGTTCTCAAGCAGTTTAAGGACCGTAATGGAATCGTTGTAGCGCACAGCTACCTGGGCCCGTCGACAGCCGCGAATGGTCACGATGGTTATCTGTCCTACGACGGCTCGATGATCCAAAGCGAGGTCGTGGACAAGAACCCCAATGTTGCGATGGTGCTTTCCGGGCACGAAAACGGCGTGGCCATTAACGTCCGCCGTGACGTCACCGACAAGGGAAATAATGTCCTGGAACTCTTGTCCGACTACCAGGAGTACGAGATCCCTGCTGGCGAGGTGGGGCTCGCTGGGGTAGACGGCAGGTCTGCCGCCGACATGCTTAAGCTCGGCGCGTCTTTCCTCCGCCTGTTCCAGTTCCGCGCCAACCCGGACAGCGGGGAGTCCACCGTGCAGGTCACTACCTACTCCCCGTTCCTAGACAACTTCGGCGCATCGGAGTACGACCCGCGTGGCCGCTACAACGGCAACGAGGACGAGTTCGCGCTGCCGATTCAGCTCACCAACCGCTCGACGAGCTTCTCTACAACCTCGGTCGAGGTCACCACACCGACCGACGAAGTGATTGGCGAGGTAAAGACCAAGTCTGGATGGCCCGCCAGCGTCACCTGGACCGGCCTCGAGCCTGGCAAAGAGTACGCGTGGTACGCGGTGAGCCGCGATGCGGGGAATGACACGGAACTCACCTCCACGCTTACGCAAATGAGTATCTTCACCGCGACCCGCAATGACAACCAGACCGGTGACTTCAAGGCACCTTTGCTGACTGTCCCCAAAGAAACCGTGCTGAAGATCGGTGATCGCTTTGATCCTCTCGCCGGCGTAGAAGCCACCGACGAGGTCGACGGCGACATCATCTCTTCGGTAAACGTTGCCGGCGCCGTGGATACCTCGAAGGCCGGAACCTACGAGCTCGTCTACACTGCAACCGACGCGGCAGGCAACCAAACCACCGCAACGCGAACCGTTACGGTGAGCGGCGATTCCCACCCGGGCTCAAGCACTGGCGACGATGGGTCGTCCACGTCAAGCTCTATGCCAGCCACCACTCGGTCGGGCTTGATCGGCGGCATCATTGGCACCGTACTCGGCGCGACTGGAGCGATCGCCATTGTCGCCGGGCTGATCAACACCTTCTTCCCGAACGCTGCCGCTGATATCCTCGCCCGCTTCAACATCCGGCTGTAG
- a CDS encoding Na+/H+ antiporter subunit G: MTIAEIISSLLVILATVCVVATTILQLRAPDALTRVNLMGPLVVVAFPLLIAAKLCHTWSTSGFSVGETLRAVLAIAAVWVAASVASFVMGRSLYGVTVVDRESGAEGAGTSFH; this comes from the coding sequence ATGACTATCGCCGAGATCATCTCCTCACTGCTCGTCATCCTGGCCACGGTGTGTGTCGTTGCCACGACAATCCTCCAGCTGCGTGCCCCCGACGCGCTTACGCGGGTAAACCTCATGGGACCCCTCGTTGTCGTTGCGTTCCCGCTGCTCATCGCCGCTAAGCTCTGCCATACGTGGTCAACGAGCGGGTTCAGCGTCGGCGAGACGCTCCGCGCAGTACTGGCCATCGCGGCCGTGTGGGTCGCCGCCTCTGTCGCCAGCTTTGTCATGGGGCGCTCCCTCTACGGCGTGACCGTGGTGGATCGGGAATCCGGGGCGGAGGGAGCTGGGACTAGCTTCCACTGA
- a CDS encoding catalase produces the protein MADQSKAEEIVARGERPAGNGQSTQLGGQPVASENISATVGRQGPIALDDIHLIEKLAHFNRENVPERIPHAKGHGAFGELHITEDVSKYTKAKLFQPGTVTPMAIRFSTVAGEAGSPDTWRDVHGFALRFYTEDGNYDIVGNNTPTFFLRDPMKFPDFIHSQKRRPDSGLRDDEMQWDFWTRTPESAHQVTYLLGDRGTPKTSRHQDGFGSHTYQWVNEEGQAVWIKYHFKTRQGWETFTDEEAAEVAGQNADYHREDLYNAIANGDFPIWDVKVQIMPFEDAENYRFNPFDLTKTWSQKDYPLVDVGYFVLNRNPKNYHAQIEQIALDPANLVPGVGLSPDRMLQGRVFAYADQHRYRIGPNYKDLPVNRPINEVNTYAERGPMAYFFSNEGEPNYSPNHTGKGAGFLDNGEDSSSNHTDYGQASNLYVNPDPHGTDLNRVAYVKHAEDDDFGQARTLYTEVFDDAARERFVNNVTNKMLPITNKDIEERVFAYWGNVDADLEQKLRAELARKREV, from the coding sequence ATGGCAGACCAATCCAAGGCAGAGGAGATCGTCGCACGCGGCGAGCGTCCCGCCGGCAACGGCCAGAGCACCCAGCTCGGTGGACAGCCCGTCGCATCCGAGAACATTTCGGCGACCGTTGGCCGTCAGGGCCCCATTGCCCTCGATGACATCCACCTCATTGAGAAGCTCGCCCACTTCAACCGTGAGAACGTGCCTGAGCGTATCCCCCACGCCAAGGGCCACGGTGCGTTTGGTGAGTTGCACATCACCGAGGATGTCTCGAAGTACACCAAGGCTAAGCTTTTCCAGCCCGGTACCGTCACGCCGATGGCTATCCGTTTCTCCACCGTGGCGGGCGAGGCAGGCTCCCCGGACACCTGGCGCGACGTGCACGGCTTCGCCCTGCGTTTCTACACCGAGGACGGCAACTACGACATCGTGGGTAACAACACCCCGACGTTCTTCCTGCGCGACCCGATGAAGTTCCCGGACTTCATCCACTCCCAGAAGCGCCGCCCGGACTCCGGCCTGCGCGACGACGAGATGCAGTGGGATTTCTGGACCCGCACCCCTGAGTCCGCCCACCAGGTGACCTACCTGCTCGGTGATCGCGGCACGCCGAAGACCTCCCGCCACCAGGACGGCTTCGGCTCCCACACTTACCAGTGGGTCAACGAAGAGGGCCAGGCGGTCTGGATTAAGTACCACTTCAAGACCCGCCAGGGCTGGGAGACCTTCACCGACGAGGAAGCCGCAGAGGTTGCCGGCCAGAACGCCGACTACCACCGCGAGGACCTCTACAACGCGATCGCCAACGGCGACTTCCCCATCTGGGACGTCAAGGTGCAGATCATGCCGTTCGAGGACGCGGAGAACTACCGCTTCAACCCGTTCGACCTGACCAAGACCTGGTCCCAGAAGGACTACCCGCTCGTCGACGTGGGGTACTTCGTGCTTAACCGCAACCCGAAGAACTACCACGCCCAGATCGAGCAGATCGCCCTCGACCCGGCCAACCTGGTCCCCGGCGTCGGCCTGTCCCCGGACCGTATGCTCCAGGGCCGCGTCTTCGCCTACGCCGACCAGCACCGCTACCGCATCGGGCCGAACTACAAGGACCTGCCGGTCAACCGCCCGATCAACGAGGTCAACACCTACGCGGAGCGCGGCCCGATGGCGTACTTCTTCAGCAACGAGGGCGAGCCGAACTACTCCCCGAACCACACGGGCAAGGGAGCCGGCTTCCTGGACAACGGTGAGGATTCTTCCTCGAACCACACCGACTACGGCCAGGCCTCGAACCTGTACGTCAACCCGGACCCGCATGGCACCGACCTCAACCGCGTCGCCTACGTCAAGCACGCTGAGGACGACGACTTCGGCCAGGCCCGCACCCTCTACACCGAGGTGTTCGACGACGCCGCCCGCGAGCGTTTCGTCAACAACGTGACCAACAAGATGCTCCCGATCACCAACAAGGACATCGAAGAGCGCGTCTTTGCCTACTGGGGCAACGTCGATGCTGACCTGGAGCAGAAGCTGCGCGCCGAGCTGGCCCGCAAGCGCGAGGTCTAG
- a CDS encoding cation:proton antiporter subunit C — MIIALTIAVLVAGSVYLVMQRGMVRVIIGMALFGHATNLTILAAGLGPWRGEAFPSRTPFEQLTDPLPQAFVLTAIVISMATTTILLMLAALGSDDDTAERPSGVSATDPQQRSVPSALSTAGRRAHLSPTREERA; from the coding sequence ATGATCATCGCACTTACAATCGCCGTGCTCGTCGCCGGCTCAGTCTATTTGGTGATGCAGCGCGGCATGGTTCGCGTCATCATCGGCATGGCGCTGTTTGGCCACGCCACGAACCTCACCATCCTGGCCGCCGGCCTGGGCCCGTGGCGCGGTGAGGCCTTCCCCTCACGCACGCCGTTCGAACAGCTGACTGATCCCCTCCCCCAGGCCTTCGTACTCACCGCCATTGTCATTTCCATGGCGACGACGACGATCTTGCTCATGCTCGCCGCGCTGGGCAGCGACGACGATACCGCCGAGCGCCCCTCCGGGGTAAGCGCCACGGATCCGCAGCAGCGGAGCGTCCCCTCGGCGCTCTCCACCGCCGGGCGGCGCGCCCATCTTTCCCCGACCCGAGAGGAGCGCGCGTAA
- a CDS encoding glycerophosphodiester phosphodiesterase family protein: MRGKEKARRHAYVFFMILVWTMAAAAVSPASSRAQQPASAPVCPTWQQQYEQLIHPAIGGRVITARHRGSFDESIPENSLGAFAQAFQECRPAVETDVRMTSDKKLVVFHDVRVGKMLEPSYDPESDTGPNPRLDSLTFDQVRRKRLVKPDRTPTHYLVPTVEELIQLIIDSDANSLVHLEIKESEALIPTLRVIADKARLYPGAEVPKRVVVKFAMNDAPTPEHMRNLLEREGLPQDFLFMLKVDPGIAAKLNELPDIPQPPELELSTNASRAVANWAAADHTHAPVIEVNIKDSTEFRRTEKDAGSRFGAYERPVNLALDNVKKGTIAEFVALVHFYGARLGAFVPVPDYVMFTPGPAAGFTVPNTYGTKEPIVATEAFFNNTSSCCYRLADRRASSPVAAERHDWRDNLDFLHSIGATVLTADDTDSIDIYAYEQGYLNQAARPEHTAPKANMNSSLYYAIRERAVPDRALVNIQGWDGGESSAWGGKVCWWSDPGKFLWTAKCSLPHTEYSDELQIETVSRGPGSAKMRIRDPKSLQCVYSDPHSEDRVYWSPRCDDPRALFTRSPQRRFLDADGREINFQWDDRYTMGVPYAYNFFSRKDRSTWSQWKLVPAPSAPDSRSTTVTP; encoded by the coding sequence ATGAGAGGTAAGGAAAAAGCGCGGCGCCACGCATACGTTTTTTTCATGATCCTGGTGTGGACAATGGCGGCTGCCGCTGTGAGTCCAGCCTCGTCCCGGGCCCAGCAACCAGCATCTGCTCCAGTGTGTCCTACATGGCAGCAGCAATATGAACAGCTGATCCACCCTGCCATTGGGGGAAGGGTCATCACCGCTCGGCACCGCGGGAGCTTTGACGAATCGATCCCGGAGAACAGCCTCGGTGCCTTCGCCCAAGCGTTCCAAGAGTGCCGGCCCGCGGTAGAAACCGATGTCCGGATGACCAGCGACAAAAAGCTTGTGGTTTTCCACGACGTGCGCGTGGGCAAGATGCTTGAGCCGTCCTACGATCCTGAGTCGGATACTGGACCGAACCCTCGCCTGGATTCGCTCACGTTCGATCAGGTGCGGCGAAAGAGGCTCGTGAAACCCGATCGTACGCCCACGCACTACCTGGTTCCCACCGTGGAAGAGCTCATCCAGCTCATTATTGACTCTGACGCGAATTCACTCGTGCACCTGGAAATCAAAGAGTCCGAGGCACTGATTCCAACGTTGCGCGTCATAGCCGACAAGGCGCGGCTCTATCCAGGCGCGGAAGTGCCAAAGCGTGTTGTGGTCAAGTTTGCGATGAACGATGCCCCAACACCGGAACACATGAGGAACCTGTTGGAGCGCGAGGGGCTCCCCCAGGATTTCCTGTTCATGCTCAAAGTCGACCCGGGCATCGCTGCAAAGCTCAACGAACTTCCTGACATTCCTCAGCCCCCAGAGCTGGAGCTGAGCACAAACGCGTCGCGGGCGGTAGCGAATTGGGCCGCGGCAGATCACACGCATGCCCCAGTCATCGAGGTCAATATCAAAGACTCGACCGAGTTCCGTCGCACAGAAAAGGATGCGGGGTCTCGGTTCGGAGCCTACGAACGGCCGGTAAACCTCGCGCTAGATAACGTCAAGAAGGGGACGATCGCAGAGTTTGTCGCACTAGTCCACTTCTACGGCGCCCGGCTGGGGGCCTTCGTCCCCGTACCAGATTATGTCATGTTTACTCCTGGCCCTGCGGCGGGATTCACGGTACCGAACACCTATGGCACTAAGGAGCCAATAGTGGCTACCGAAGCATTCTTTAACAACACATCGAGCTGCTGCTATCGGTTGGCGGACCGGCGTGCATCCTCACCCGTTGCGGCGGAGAGGCATGATTGGCGCGACAACCTGGACTTCCTTCACTCAATTGGCGCGACCGTGCTTACTGCGGACGACACCGATTCGATTGATATCTATGCCTACGAGCAGGGTTATTTGAACCAGGCCGCCCGCCCGGAGCATACCGCGCCGAAAGCGAATATGAATTCTTCTCTCTATTACGCGATTAGGGAGCGCGCCGTTCCTGATCGGGCTCTTGTGAACATCCAAGGATGGGACGGCGGAGAGTCCAGCGCCTGGGGAGGAAAGGTGTGCTGGTGGAGCGACCCTGGGAAATTCTTGTGGACGGCAAAGTGCTCACTTCCGCACACCGAGTATAGCGACGAGCTTCAGATCGAAACCGTATCCAGGGGCCCGGGGTCAGCAAAAATGAGGATCCGGGATCCAAAGTCGCTCCAATGCGTCTACTCCGACCCACACTCTGAAGATCGCGTCTATTGGTCTCCCCGCTGTGACGATCCGCGTGCGCTGTTTACCCGATCACCACAGAGGCGGTTCCTTGATGCCGATGGCAGAGAAATCAACTTCCAATGGGACGATCGCTACACCATGGGCGTTCCGTACGCCTACAACTTCTTCAGCAGAAAGGATAGAAGTACGTGGTCTCAGTGGAAGCTAGTCCCAGCTCCCTCCGCCCCGGATTCCCGATCCACCACGGTCACGCCGTAG
- a CDS encoding monovalent cation/H+ antiporter subunit E: protein MSMKGIAHSLSYAAWLAKEIFAAGLTAVVAAFRRNSGIAPIVIFYPLRVTTEWEMFWFSTSITATPGTLSMGFRYDPDREGGKFLLVQAVFGEDPMSQIEGLIEMEQRLAPRVATQPLDPADVGWRPYVDTVSERQD from the coding sequence ATGAGCATGAAAGGTATCGCGCACTCCTTAAGCTACGCCGCGTGGCTGGCGAAGGAGATTTTCGCCGCCGGGCTCACAGCTGTTGTCGCGGCATTCAGGCGCAACTCCGGCATCGCGCCCATCGTCATCTTCTACCCCCTGCGGGTGACCACGGAGTGGGAGATGTTTTGGTTTTCTACCTCCATCACGGCGACCCCGGGGACGCTCTCGATGGGTTTCCGCTACGATCCGGACCGCGAGGGAGGAAAGTTCCTACTCGTGCAGGCCGTGTTCGGCGAGGACCCCATGTCTCAGATCGAGGGCTTGATCGAGATGGAGCAGCGCCTCGCTCCGCGCGTGGCCACGCAGCCACTAGACCCCGCCGACGTGGGGTGGAGGCCGTACGTGGACACCGTTTCTGAAAGGCAGGACTGA
- a CDS encoding monovalent cation/H+ antiporter subunit D family protein — MTTGQLLPVFVALPLIVSAVAALNPKKALNDALGLIVPAINFAGGAWLFAHTAAHGTLSHVIGLYQGGVGISFVADQFSAVMLMATMLVALTANWFAIVAGETSARYYTALTLVLITGVSGAVLTADLFNFFVMIEVMLLPSYGLIAMTGTRQRLASARMFVVLNLAASTLLVMGVGYLYAVTGAVNLAALAGVAAGGGPATVAAGIVVIAIAAKAGVFPVHTWLPRSYPSTSAAVMGLFSGLHTKVAVYMLFRLWVVLFDMDPRWNGLIVAVMVVSMVLGGFAGLAEASIRRVLAYQMVNGMPFILVMLAFTDAQPRHALAAGLLYALHHMVTVAALVLNAGAVEETYGTGTLSRLSGLARREPWTAAVFAAGAFSIVGLPPFSGTFGKVAVVFAAASPGGWRSWVVLAAIILASFGALLSMMRVWKEVFWGRPMQQYPAGLRVAPALLAPSVALMALSLGMFLGAGLVWGAATSAVDSLLDVDTYTQAVLGDAPVGVPDASALLEGQHQ; from the coding sequence ATGACCACCGGCCAACTCCTCCCCGTCTTCGTCGCGCTCCCGCTCATCGTCTCTGCGGTCGCTGCGCTCAACCCCAAAAAGGCGCTCAACGACGCCCTCGGGTTGATCGTTCCCGCCATCAACTTCGCCGGCGGTGCGTGGCTCTTCGCCCACACCGCGGCGCACGGCACGCTCTCCCACGTCATCGGCCTCTACCAGGGCGGGGTGGGCATCTCGTTTGTGGCAGATCAGTTCTCCGCGGTGATGCTCATGGCGACGATGCTCGTCGCGCTCACCGCGAACTGGTTCGCCATCGTCGCGGGCGAGACATCCGCGCGCTACTACACGGCTCTCACGCTCGTCCTCATCACCGGAGTCTCCGGCGCGGTCCTCACCGCGGACTTGTTCAACTTCTTCGTCATGATCGAGGTCATGCTCCTGCCGTCCTACGGGTTGATCGCCATGACGGGAACCCGGCAGAGGCTGGCCTCGGCGCGCATGTTCGTGGTGCTCAACCTCGCCGCCTCGACCCTTCTCGTCATGGGCGTGGGCTACCTCTACGCGGTGACGGGGGCGGTCAACCTCGCCGCCTTGGCCGGGGTCGCCGCAGGAGGCGGCCCGGCGACGGTGGCGGCGGGCATCGTCGTGATCGCGATCGCCGCAAAGGCGGGCGTGTTCCCCGTGCACACGTGGCTGCCGCGCTCCTACCCCTCGACCTCCGCGGCGGTGATGGGGCTGTTTTCCGGCCTGCACACGAAGGTCGCGGTCTACATGCTCTTCCGGCTCTGGGTCGTGCTCTTCGACATGGATCCGCGGTGGAACGGCCTGATCGTCGCCGTCATGGTCGTCTCCATGGTGCTCGGCGGCTTCGCCGGCTTGGCGGAGGCGTCGATTCGCCGGGTGCTCGCCTACCAGATGGTCAACGGAATGCCGTTTATCCTGGTCATGCTGGCGTTCACGGACGCGCAGCCGCGCCATGCGCTGGCCGCCGGGCTGCTCTACGCCCTCCACCACATGGTGACGGTGGCCGCGCTCGTGCTCAACGCCGGGGCGGTCGAAGAAACCTACGGCACAGGCACCCTCTCGCGTCTCTCTGGCCTGGCCCGGCGCGAGCCGTGGACCGCCGCGGTCTTTGCGGCGGGCGCGTTTTCCATCGTCGGCCTTCCCCCGTTTTCCGGCACGTTTGGCAAGGTCGCGGTCGTCTTCGCCGCGGCCTCGCCGGGTGGCTGGCGCTCGTGGGTGGTCCTCGCCGCCATCATCCTCGCCTCCTTCGGCGCGTTGCTGTCGATGATGCGGGTGTGGAAAGAGGTCTTCTGGGGCCGCCCCATGCAGCAGTACCCCGCGGGGCTGCGGGTCGCACCGGCACTGCTCGCCCCGTCCGTTGCGCTCATGGCGCTCTCGTTGGGGATGTTCCTCGGCGCGGGGCTGGTCTGGGGCGCGGCCACGTCCGCGGTTGACAGCCTGCTTGACGTCGATACGTACACGCAGGCAGTGCTTGGCGACGCCCCAGTGGGCGTCCCCGACGCATCCGCCCTTCTGGAAGGACAGCACCAATGA
- a CDS encoding cation:proton antiporter, giving the protein MFGVVLTACMIVMAVCLLVGLGAVIATSDELSRAVMADLVFYAMVAIYLVWTLMNDTMIAYEVAILAALVCGTIPTLSMARIISRGRR; this is encoded by the coding sequence ATGTTTGGAGTCGTGCTCACCGCGTGCATGATCGTCATGGCCGTGTGCCTCCTCGTCGGGCTCGGCGCGGTCATCGCGACGTCCGACGAGCTCTCGCGCGCGGTGATGGCGGACCTGGTGTTCTACGCCATGGTCGCCATCTACCTCGTGTGGACGTTGATGAACGACACGATGATCGCCTACGAAGTCGCGATCCTCGCCGCGCTGGTCTGCGGCACGATCCCGACGCTGTCGATGGCCCGCATCATCTCGAGGGGGCGGCGCTGA